In Opitutaceae bacterium TAV5, one genomic interval encodes:
- a CDS encoding glycosyltransferase family 1, which translates to MYNATTYPHPQPVSPRKGGFLNLIAKPVRLGGAVFASTVLSAAGAFADLSITLQDIDSSSLSFTITGTWPEWAGSSADSVIFVWASSSGIIGPYTEFLSDSPDAVTTWENTRKGTTTITDNLSSMVEDLPSGSAVLGTGDVGGIDSPTGAIFYISYTKLQEKVGQPVDLTFSLDWSAAAALMGGSVFDTGWTGDLIFGWGMSGAPGFPTQASDAGVILGTVSVVPELAAYAALAGLAMLAFVALRRRKR; encoded by the coding sequence ATGTACAACGCTACCACATACCCGCATCCACAGCCTGTTTCACCTCGCAAGGGCGGCTTTCTCAACCTGATAGCGAAACCGGTCCGGCTCGGCGGCGCAGTTTTTGCGTCCACGGTCCTGTCGGCTGCGGGAGCCTTCGCCGATCTCTCGATTACCTTGCAGGATATCGATTCCAGCAGCCTCTCCTTCACTATCACGGGTACCTGGCCCGAATGGGCGGGCAGTTCTGCCGACAGTGTTATTTTCGTCTGGGCTTCCTCGTCCGGGATCATCGGCCCCTATACGGAATTCCTCAGCGACTCGCCGGATGCGGTGACGACATGGGAAAACACCAGGAAGGGGACGACGACGATTACAGACAATCTCAGTAGCATGGTGGAGGATTTGCCCTCAGGGTCAGCCGTGTTGGGCACCGGGGATGTCGGGGGGATCGATTCTCCAACCGGGGCGATTTTTTACATCAGCTATACCAAACTTCAGGAGAAGGTCGGACAGCCTGTTGACCTGACCTTTTCCCTGGACTGGAGCGCAGCGGCCGCCCTCATGGGAGGAAGTGTCTTCGACACCGGCTGGACGGGAGATCTGATCTTTGGCTGGGGGATGTCCGGGGCGCCTGGTTTCCCGACGCAGGCAAGTGATGCGGGCGTGATTCTGGGAACGGTGTCCGTCGTTCCCGAACTGGCTGCCTATGCGGCGCTGGCCGGACTGGCGATGCTGGCTTTCGTCGCGCTGCGCCGGCGGAAACGGTGA
- a CDS encoding magnesium transporter gives MIHNFIFSDGRLVGHDLDLDALRLVRADKGLVLWVDLDQPTDEEIKAVLEGVFAFHPLAIEDCVTPSSLPKVEDYEDYLFLVAHPVDFSQTDKFATTELNFFIGKEFLVTFHRSQLRSVASVIERCSKGAGIAARGSDKLAHLVLDAMIDNYAPITDRLRALIEDIEEEVLSPDSADLTPRLLAARTEISRLREVIRPQREVITRLAHGESKVIRNVMLPYFRDLRDNLVRIEETAASYADQLLISFDLYLSKSGYQANEGIKVLTALTAISLPAILIGSWYGMNFENMPELHLHYGYAGAWIVTLICTALMIWWCRRRRWI, from the coding sequence ATGATCCACAACTTCATCTTTTCCGACGGCAGGCTGGTGGGCCACGATCTCGATCTCGACGCCCTGCGGCTCGTCCGTGCCGACAAGGGCCTCGTGCTCTGGGTCGATCTCGACCAGCCGACCGACGAGGAAATCAAGGCGGTGCTGGAAGGCGTGTTCGCGTTTCACCCCCTCGCCATCGAGGACTGCGTGACGCCCAGTTCCCTGCCCAAGGTCGAGGATTACGAAGACTACCTGTTCCTCGTCGCCCATCCGGTCGATTTCTCGCAGACGGACAAGTTCGCGACCACCGAACTGAACTTTTTTATCGGCAAGGAGTTTCTCGTCACCTTTCACCGTTCGCAGCTGCGCTCCGTCGCCTCGGTGATCGAGCGTTGCAGCAAGGGCGCGGGCATCGCCGCCCGCGGTTCCGACAAGCTGGCCCACCTCGTCCTCGATGCGATGATCGACAACTACGCCCCGATCACCGACCGCCTGCGCGCGCTGATCGAGGACATCGAGGAGGAAGTGCTCTCGCCCGATTCGGCCGACCTCACGCCGCGCCTGCTCGCCGCCCGCACCGAAATCTCCCGCCTGCGCGAGGTCATCCGCCCGCAGCGCGAGGTCATCACGCGTCTCGCCCACGGCGAATCGAAGGTGATCCGCAACGTCATGCTGCCCTACTTCCGCGACCTGCGCGACAATCTCGTGCGCATCGAGGAGACGGCCGCCAGCTACGCCGACCAGCTCCTCATCTCGTTCGATCTCTACCTGAGCAAGTCCGGCTACCAGGCCAACGAGGGCATCAAGGTGCTCACTGCGCTCACCGCGATCAGCCTGCCGGCGATCCTCATCGGCTCGTGGTACGGCATGAATTTCGAAAACATGCCCGAGCTCCACCTGCACTACGGCTATGCCGGCGCATGGATTGTCACCCTCATCTGCACCGCCCTGATGATCTGGTGGTGCCGCCGCCGCCGCTGGATATGA
- a CDS encoding translation initiation factor SUI1: MSRNDRITGNGTGKLATDGGQDLGQNPFGALAGLGLPPGPPASAKAEFRPSPAGGEAPKKNRGRVDILRTKAGRGGKTVTVVRGFVGIGLPEKEQLAKKMQKACGCGGTVKDGQIEVQGDKREDVARILAEAGFRPVFAGG, encoded by the coding sequence ATGAGCAGGAACGATCGAATCACCGGAAACGGCACAGGCAAGCTCGCCACCGACGGCGGGCAGGACCTCGGACAAAACCCCTTTGGCGCGCTCGCCGGCCTCGGCCTGCCGCCCGGCCCGCCAGCATCCGCCAAGGCGGAATTTCGACCGTCACCGGCCGGCGGCGAGGCTCCGAAGAAAAATCGCGGCCGCGTGGACATCCTCCGCACCAAGGCCGGCCGCGGCGGCAAGACGGTGACCGTGGTGCGCGGTTTTGTCGGCATCGGCCTGCCGGAGAAGGAACAACTCGCGAAAAAAATGCAGAAGGCGTGCGGGTGCGGCGGCACGGTCAAGGACGGGCAGATCGAGGTGCAGGGCGACAAACGCGAGGACGTCGCGCGGATCCTCGCCGAGGCCGGCTTCCGGCCCGTATTCGCCGGCGGATGA
- a CDS encoding ribonuclease P — MRFRAGQRLRRQGDFQHVRTRGRRFDCGAFVFWHAPRRPDPVRRPAAAPDANPAPDADAPPPVPAPAVVPSPVSPVPAAPARLGVVASRAAVGNAVARNRAKRRLREAFRQHQDLVPPGHDVLLVARRAINHTVFDELEKRFVGACRKLFAPPPDA; from the coding sequence ATGCGCTTCCGCGCCGGGCAACGCTTGCGGCGCCAGGGCGATTTTCAGCATGTGCGCACCCGCGGGCGCCGCTTCGATTGCGGCGCCTTTGTGTTTTGGCATGCGCCGCGCCGCCCGGACCCTGTCCGCCGGCCGGCGGCGGCTCCGGATGCAAACCCGGCTCCGGATGCCGATGCGCCTCCGCCCGTTCCGGCTCCGGCTGTCGTCCCGTCGCCGGTTTCTCCCGTGCCGGCGGCCCCCGCCCGGCTCGGTGTCGTCGCTTCCCGCGCCGCCGTGGGCAATGCCGTGGCCCGCAACCGAGCCAAGCGCCGCCTGCGCGAGGCATTTCGCCAGCACCAGGATCTGGTGCCGCCCGGTCATGACGTCCTGCTGGTGGCCCGTCGGGCGATCAATCATACGGTTTTCGACGAACTGGAAAAAAGGTTCGTCGGGGCCTGCCGGAAACTCTTCGCTCCTCCACCCGATGCCTGA
- a CDS encoding magnesium transporter, which translates to MITTLVFRDNRFNQRNPPPEALAALRQDPAVILWIDLSAPTDAEIRSVLEDSFAFHPLVIEDCTTDSPLPKLEDYGDYLYLVMHAVDYSRTDKFSTTELDLILGKNFLVTLHRQPLRPVDLAIERAVKLPTVVRGPDRFAHTLLDFMVEAYKPALDELNRDLRDIEVAALSNAPARELFPNVVALRKELSQLRQIVKPQREVAAQLAGRKWRLIRPVMVPYLRDLSEELGRIEQHAAAWADQLILSFRIYLNKSSHEANDGIRVLTALTALTIPPLLVGGWYGMNFKAMEGVELHARYAYPIAAGLTAACVLAMLAYMRRKKWL; encoded by the coding sequence ATGATCACGACCCTCGTTTTTCGCGACAACCGCTTCAACCAGCGCAATCCGCCGCCGGAGGCGCTGGCCGCGCTGCGGCAGGACCCGGCGGTGATTCTCTGGATCGACCTGTCCGCGCCCACCGATGCCGAAATCAGATCCGTGCTCGAGGACTCCTTCGCCTTTCACCCGCTCGTCATCGAGGACTGCACCACCGATTCCCCGCTGCCCAAACTCGAGGACTACGGCGACTACCTCTACCTCGTGATGCACGCGGTGGACTATTCGAGGACCGACAAGTTTTCCACGACCGAACTCGATCTCATCCTCGGCAAAAACTTTCTCGTCACGCTGCACCGGCAGCCGCTCCGGCCGGTCGATCTCGCCATCGAGCGCGCCGTGAAACTGCCGACCGTGGTGCGCGGCCCCGACCGTTTCGCGCACACGCTGCTCGACTTCATGGTTGAGGCCTACAAGCCCGCGCTCGACGAACTCAACCGCGACCTGCGCGACATCGAGGTGGCGGCCCTGAGCAATGCGCCCGCGCGCGAGCTTTTCCCGAACGTGGTGGCCTTGCGCAAGGAGCTCTCGCAACTGCGCCAGATCGTGAAACCGCAGCGCGAGGTCGCCGCCCAGCTCGCCGGCCGCAAGTGGCGGCTGATCCGCCCCGTGATGGTGCCCTACCTGCGCGATCTCTCCGAGGAACTCGGGCGCATCGAACAGCATGCCGCGGCCTGGGCCGACCAGTTGATCCTGTCGTTTCGCATCTATCTCAACAAATCGAGCCACGAAGCCAACGACGGCATCCGCGTGCTGACGGCGCTGACGGCGCTGACGATCCCGCCGCTGCTGGTCGGCGGCTGGTACGGGATGAATTTCAAGGCGATGGAAGGCGTCGAGCTGCATGCCCGTTACGCTTACCCGATCGCGGCGGGCCTCACGGCCGCCTGCGTGCTGGCGATGCTGGCCTACATGCGGCGCAAAAAATGGCTGTGA
- a CDS encoding 50S ribosomal protein L34 — MQPTFRPHRKKRVRKIGFRARMATRGGRKVIASRRAKGRKRLTVA; from the coding sequence ATGCAACCCACTTTCCGTCCGCACCGCAAGAAACGCGTCCGCAAGATCGGCTTCCGCGCCCGTATGGCCACCCGGGGTGGCCGCAAGGTCATCGCTTCCCGTCGGGCCAAGGGCCGCAAGCGCCTGACCGTCGCCTGA
- a CDS encoding SAM-dependent methlyltransferase, which yields MSASAQNTPGKSGFDRLASPYRLLEYAAFGRALERARFCHFDLLGQRRRRRLLLLGDGDGRGLARACELLPETRIDSVDISAGMLARAGRRLPEAQRGRVSLHHADALAFSYPPQEYDAVATLFFLDCFTLAEVAAFVARLRPALRPGALWLHADFALPARRGWRRVRAQAWLAVMYAFFRWQTGLSARRLPGSEGIIEAAGLKTTRVAESQHGLLRSVVFELPASFAGRNNRSGKTSRSAI from the coding sequence ATGAGCGCCTCCGCCCAGAACACGCCGGGAAAATCCGGCTTCGACCGGCTCGCCTCGCCGTACCGGCTGCTCGAATACGCCGCTTTCGGCCGCGCGCTGGAGCGGGCGCGTTTTTGTCATTTCGATCTGCTCGGGCAGCGCAGGCGCCGCCGCCTGCTCCTGCTTGGCGACGGGGACGGGCGCGGCCTGGCCCGCGCCTGCGAGCTGCTGCCGGAGACCCGCATCGATTCGGTGGACATCAGCGCCGGCATGCTCGCCCGCGCCGGTCGCCGGCTCCCGGAAGCGCAGCGCGGCCGCGTGTCGCTGCATCACGCCGACGCGCTCGCCTTTTCGTATCCGCCACAAGAATACGATGCGGTGGCGACGCTGTTTTTTCTCGACTGTTTCACGCTGGCGGAGGTGGCCGCGTTCGTCGCCCGGCTGCGCCCGGCGCTGCGTCCCGGCGCGCTCTGGCTGCACGCGGATTTCGCCCTGCCCGCCCGCCGTGGCTGGCGGCGGGTGCGGGCGCAGGCGTGGCTGGCGGTGATGTACGCGTTTTTCCGCTGGCAAACCGGACTGAGCGCCCGGCGGCTGCCCGGCAGCGAGGGCATCATCGAAGCGGCCGGGCTCAAAACAACCCGTGTCGCGGAGTCGCAACACGGGTTGTTGAGGAGCGTGGTCTTCGAACTGCCGGCCAGCTTTGCCGGACGGAATAACAGATCGGGGAAAACGTCGCGCAGCGCGATATGA
- the sucA gene encoding MFS transporter (SucA; E1 component of the oxoglutarate dehydrogenase complex which catalyzes the formation of succinyl-CoA from 2-oxoglutarate; SucA catalyzes the reaction of 2-oxoglutarate with dihydrolipoamide succinyltransferase-lipoate to form dihydrolipoamide succinyltransferase-succinyldihydrolipoate and carbon dioxide), translated as MNPTLPTRANADVLEAAYAQWLDNPDSVDPTWRAFFQGFTLGNAGSPIGAAPAAGIKVIDSYKQAQVGRFINAHRSHGHLEAHLDPLSPPPPPHPKLTLSAFGLGEEDLDESFTLTNFKGGGQMRLRDIVEAVKDTYCTNVGVEYMHVQDHAAREWLQTRMESCNNTPSFTKEQKRRILRRVHKAELFEKFLHTKYVGQKRFSLEGGETVIAAFDAMIEHAPEVGVEEFVLGMAHRGRLSVLANILRKPFDVLFEQFSENYIPHTVAGDGDVKYHLGYEAVLSTSAGKTVEVRLAANPSHLEIVDPVVEGKARARQRIRGDSVERRRVCPFLIHGDAAFAGQGVVAETLNFSQLSGYRTGGTVHLVINNQIGFTTLPVDARSTRYCTDVAKMIEAPIFHVNGDDPEAVCMVARLALEFRVKFQRDIVIDMYCYRRHGHNEADEPAFTQPVLYKQIAKHPLVSTIYTQRLVEEGTFTQADSDAIKAEYTAAMDAAFEKAKLADIERAATGEKGDQFRGSTAVFQPAYNHDPVPTAVTPEVIDTVVTGLTHLPPGFHPNPKIRRFLDARIQSHKEGGPVDWAYAEALAFGTLLIEGIPVRLSGQDCERGTFSHRHAVLYDYEDREKYIPLRHLSENQARFCVYNSLLSEAAVLGFDYGYSLDFPQMLCIWEAQFGDFANGAQVVIDQFISSAESKWQRASGIVLLLPHGYEGQGAEHSSARLERFLQLCAEDNMQVVNITTPANYFHALRRQMKRDFRKPLIVMSPKSLLRNPIAVSMFPDFTSGHFQEILDDPHFGNPADARRVILCSGKVYYDLHHYRVTNGIEDVALIRVEQLYPLHKDKLAAVAKTYARAHLAWCQEEPQNMGGWSYIAPQLEDIFGRKPAYYGRDAGAATAVGALAVHKIELNAFLKAAFAE; from the coding sequence ATGAATCCAACGCTCCCGACCCGCGCCAATGCGGATGTCCTTGAAGCCGCCTACGCCCAATGGCTCGACAATCCCGATTCGGTTGACCCCACCTGGCGCGCGTTTTTCCAGGGTTTCACCCTCGGCAACGCCGGCAGTCCCATCGGAGCCGCGCCCGCCGCCGGGATCAAGGTCATCGACAGCTACAAGCAGGCCCAGGTCGGCCGCTTCATCAACGCCCACCGTTCGCACGGCCACCTCGAGGCCCACCTCGATCCGCTCAGCCCGCCGCCGCCGCCCCACCCCAAGCTCACGCTGTCCGCCTTCGGCCTCGGCGAGGAGGATCTCGACGAGTCCTTTACGCTGACCAATTTCAAGGGAGGCGGCCAGATGCGCCTGCGCGACATCGTCGAGGCGGTCAAGGACACGTACTGCACCAATGTCGGCGTCGAGTACATGCACGTGCAGGACCACGCCGCCCGCGAGTGGCTGCAAACCCGCATGGAGTCGTGCAACAACACGCCCTCCTTCACGAAGGAGCAAAAGCGCCGCATCCTCCGCCGCGTCCACAAGGCCGAGCTCTTCGAAAAATTTCTCCACACCAAGTACGTCGGCCAGAAGCGCTTTTCGCTCGAAGGCGGCGAGACGGTGATCGCGGCCTTCGACGCCATGATCGAGCACGCGCCCGAGGTCGGCGTCGAGGAATTCGTCCTCGGCATGGCCCACCGCGGCCGCCTCTCCGTCCTCGCCAACATCCTGAGAAAACCCTTCGACGTCCTCTTCGAGCAGTTTTCGGAAAACTACATCCCGCACACCGTGGCCGGCGACGGCGACGTGAAGTACCACCTCGGCTACGAAGCCGTGCTCTCCACGAGCGCCGGCAAGACCGTCGAGGTGCGCCTCGCCGCCAACCCTTCGCACCTGGAGATCGTCGATCCCGTGGTCGAGGGCAAGGCCCGCGCCCGCCAGCGCATCCGGGGCGACTCCGTCGAGCGCCGCCGCGTATGTCCGTTCCTGATACACGGCGACGCCGCCTTCGCCGGCCAGGGCGTCGTGGCGGAAACGCTCAACTTTTCCCAGCTCTCCGGCTACCGCACCGGCGGCACCGTCCACCTCGTCATCAACAACCAGATCGGCTTCACCACGCTGCCCGTCGACGCCCGCTCCACGCGCTACTGCACCGACGTCGCCAAGATGATCGAGGCGCCCATCTTCCACGTGAACGGCGACGATCCCGAGGCCGTCTGCATGGTGGCCCGCCTCGCGCTCGAGTTCCGCGTCAAGTTCCAGCGCGACATCGTCATCGACATGTACTGCTACCGTCGCCACGGGCACAACGAGGCCGACGAACCCGCCTTCACCCAGCCCGTCCTCTACAAGCAGATCGCCAAACACCCGCTCGTTTCCACGATCTACACGCAGCGCCTCGTCGAGGAGGGCACGTTCACCCAGGCCGATTCCGACGCCATCAAGGCCGAGTACACCGCCGCGATGGACGCCGCCTTCGAGAAGGCCAAGCTCGCCGACATCGAGCGCGCGGCGACCGGCGAGAAGGGCGACCAGTTCCGTGGCTCCACCGCCGTTTTCCAGCCCGCTTACAATCACGATCCCGTGCCCACCGCGGTCACGCCCGAGGTGATCGACACCGTGGTCACCGGCCTCACGCACCTGCCGCCCGGTTTCCACCCCAACCCGAAAATCCGCCGCTTCCTCGACGCCCGCATCCAGTCGCACAAGGAAGGCGGCCCCGTGGACTGGGCCTACGCCGAGGCGCTCGCCTTCGGCACGCTGCTCATCGAGGGCATCCCCGTGCGTCTCAGCGGCCAGGATTGCGAACGCGGCACCTTCAGCCACCGCCACGCCGTCCTCTACGATTACGAGGACCGCGAAAAGTACATCCCGTTGCGCCACCTTTCGGAAAACCAGGCCAGGTTCTGCGTCTACAATTCGCTGCTCTCCGAAGCGGCCGTCCTCGGTTTCGACTACGGCTACTCGCTGGATTTCCCGCAGATGCTCTGTATCTGGGAAGCGCAGTTCGGCGACTTCGCCAACGGCGCGCAGGTCGTCATCGACCAGTTCATCAGCTCCGCCGAATCCAAGTGGCAGCGCGCCAGCGGCATCGTCCTGCTCCTCCCGCACGGTTACGAAGGGCAGGGGGCCGAGCACTCCTCCGCGCGCCTCGAGCGTTTCCTGCAACTCTGCGCCGAGGACAACATGCAGGTCGTCAACATCACGACCCCGGCCAACTACTTCCACGCCCTGCGCCGGCAGATGAAGCGCGATTTCCGCAAGCCGCTCATCGTCATGTCGCCCAAGTCGCTCCTGCGCAACCCGATCGCGGTGTCGATGTTCCCGGACTTCACCAGCGGGCATTTTCAGGAGATTCTCGACGACCCGCATTTCGGCAACCCGGCCGACGCCCGCCGCGTCATCCTCTGCTCGGGCAAGGTTTACTACGACCTGCATCACTACCGCGTGACCAACGGCATCGAGGACGTGGCCCTCATCCGCGTCGAGCAACTGTATCCGTTGCACAAGGACAAGCTCGCCGCCGTCGCCAAAACGTACGCGCGCGCCCACCTTGCCTGGTGCCAGGAGGAGCCGCAGAACATGGGCGGCTGGAGCTACATCGCCCCGCAGCTCGAGGACATTTTCGGACGCAAGCCGGCCTACTACGGCCGCGATGCCGGCGCCGCGACGGCGGTCGGCGCGCTGGCTGTCCACAAGATCGAGCTCAACGCCTTCCTCAAGGCGGCCTTTGCCGAATAA
- a CDS encoding membrane protein, producing MDKKNLTIGLAFLAAAAAVFIYGARQQPKAPPAQTPPAVSAPSAAPAPAPAVEQTSAPATIPGDASSPAEPVLAAPPPPPSTEFAALASPKADAVITTLSNEFVEVRFTNFGGAVRDVAIKKYPVTKDDPAPYVFNEIHADPILAFTGIPGLDQSTRFELVSATPAEVVYRAVFEKRLEITRRYTLAPASDDKGSGDPYRIQHTTTLRNISDHTNPPTWVNLSLGTSSILSATDNGFYLNVASYDGDKPHFTDRNELKGGGFLTNFGIGDARPKAWVHQPGPVVWASVKNQFFASIYTPDAAPAAGVTVRRVNFGVPIPGSSAENIGLTASVKVDLSAIPPGESATIAGKLYVGPKEYTRLSKFEHREDKVMQFDRYFFNRIFLSGIVAPIMNRLMNWIHSGVGNWGVAIVLMTLLLKTVSLPFTLAASRSAKRMQKLQPLMKEIQEKYKDNPNKKNQATMALFKEHKVNPMGGCLPVLITIPLFVAFFAMLQGTAELRFQSFLWAKDLSAPDTIARIPLGFMTLPINILPLLMGATMVFQMRLTPSPSVDNAQAKIFKLMPWIFTIICYNFSCALALYSTINGLFTIGQQIVVNKLTDDEPVAPAPAPGGGGKGRGPGGKPAKPVRNVTPKGPRKF from the coding sequence ATGGACAAAAAAAACCTGACCATCGGGCTCGCCTTCCTTGCGGCGGCCGCCGCTGTCTTTATCTACGGCGCGCGCCAGCAACCCAAGGCGCCGCCTGCCCAGACACCTCCGGCCGTCTCCGCTCCGTCCGCGGCGCCCGCGCCGGCCCCGGCCGTGGAGCAGACGAGCGCTCCGGCCACCATCCCGGGCGATGCGTCGTCGCCCGCCGAGCCGGTCCTGGCGGCGCCACCGCCGCCGCCCAGCACGGAGTTTGCCGCGCTCGCGAGCCCGAAGGCGGACGCCGTCATCACCACGCTCTCCAACGAATTTGTCGAAGTGCGCTTCACCAACTTCGGCGGCGCCGTCCGCGACGTGGCGATAAAGAAGTATCCGGTCACGAAGGACGATCCCGCGCCCTACGTGTTCAACGAGATCCATGCCGACCCGATTCTCGCCTTCACGGGAATCCCCGGCCTCGACCAGAGCACTCGCTTCGAACTCGTCAGCGCCACGCCGGCCGAGGTCGTTTACCGGGCCGTGTTCGAAAAGCGCCTCGAAATCACCCGCCGCTACACGCTCGCTCCCGCCTCCGACGACAAGGGCAGCGGCGATCCCTATCGTATCCAGCACACCACCACGCTGCGCAACATTTCCGACCACACCAATCCGCCCACCTGGGTCAACCTGAGCCTCGGCACCTCCTCGATCCTCAGCGCCACCGACAACGGATTTTATCTCAACGTCGCCTCCTACGATGGTGACAAGCCGCATTTCACCGACCGCAACGAACTCAAGGGCGGCGGCTTCCTCACCAATTTCGGCATCGGCGACGCCCGGCCCAAGGCCTGGGTGCACCAGCCCGGGCCGGTCGTCTGGGCCTCGGTCAAGAACCAGTTTTTCGCCAGCATCTACACGCCCGATGCGGCTCCCGCGGCCGGCGTCACCGTGCGCCGCGTGAATTTCGGCGTGCCGATCCCCGGCTCCAGCGCGGAAAACATCGGGCTCACGGCGTCGGTCAAGGTCGACCTCTCCGCCATCCCGCCCGGAGAATCCGCCACGATCGCCGGCAAGCTTTACGTCGGCCCCAAGGAGTACACCCGCCTCTCGAAGTTCGAGCACCGCGAGGACAAGGTGATGCAGTTCGACCGGTACTTCTTCAACCGCATCTTCCTGAGCGGCATCGTCGCCCCGATCATGAACCGGCTCATGAACTGGATCCACTCCGGCGTCGGCAACTGGGGCGTGGCGATCGTGCTCATGACGCTGCTCCTCAAGACCGTCTCGCTGCCCTTTACCCTCGCCGCCTCCCGCTCCGCCAAGCGCATGCAGAAATTGCAGCCGCTGATGAAAGAGATCCAGGAGAAGTACAAGGACAACCCCAACAAGAAGAATCAGGCGACGATGGCGCTTTTCAAGGAGCACAAGGTCAACCCGATGGGCGGCTGTCTGCCCGTGCTCATCACGATCCCGCTTTTCGTGGCGTTCTTCGCCATGCTGCAGGGCACGGCCGAGCTGCGTTTCCAGTCGTTCCTCTGGGCGAAGGATCTTTCCGCGCCCGACACCATCGCGCGCATCCCGCTCGGGTTCATGACGCTCCCGATCAACATCCTGCCGCTCCTCATGGGCGCCACGATGGTCTTCCAGATGCGCCTCACGCCATCGCCGTCCGTGGACAATGCCCAGGCGAAAATCTTCAAGCTGATGCCGTGGATCTTCACGATCATCTGCTACAACTTCTCCTGCGCCCTCGCGCTGTACTCCACGATCAACGGCCTGTTCACCATCGGCCAGCAGATCGTGGTCAACAAGCTCACCGACGACGAGCCCGTGGCCCCCGCCCCCGCTCCGGGCGGCGGCGGCAAGGGCCGCGGCCCCGGCGGCAAACCCGCCAAGCCCGTCAGGAACGTGACGCCGAAAGGCCCGCGGAAGTTTTGA
- a CDS encoding transcriptional regulator, translating to MAGHNKWSKVKRQKAVTDARKGKVFSRLSRDITLAAKAGGGDPEGNARLRTLLAKAREANMPADNVDRAVKKGTGELPGVVYEDITYEAYGPGGVAFIVKVTTDNKTRAAQDVRSVFSRHGGNLASTGAVAFQFIHAGQFLIAADQTTEDALMEVALEAGADDVLTSEHGFEVRCDVHVFDKVLTALDKAGIRTESAELAYIPSNTVPVDATVAAGIEKLHDALDDLDDVQQVFSNEETA from the coding sequence ATGGCCGGTCATAACAAGTGGTCCAAAGTCAAACGGCAGAAAGCCGTCACCGACGCCCGCAAGGGCAAGGTCTTCTCGCGCCTCTCGCGCGACATCACGCTCGCCGCCAAGGCCGGCGGCGGCGACCCCGAAGGCAACGCCCGCCTGCGCACCCTGCTCGCCAAGGCGCGCGAAGCCAACATGCCGGCCGACAACGTCGACCGCGCCGTGAAAAAAGGCACCGGCGAACTCCCCGGCGTCGTGTATGAGGACATCACCTACGAAGCCTACGGACCCGGCGGCGTCGCCTTCATCGTCAAGGTGACGACCGACAACAAGACCCGCGCCGCGCAGGATGTCCGCTCCGTTTTCTCCCGTCACGGCGGCAACCTCGCCAGCACCGGCGCCGTGGCCTTCCAGTTCATCCATGCCGGCCAGTTCCTCATCGCCGCCGACCAGACCACCGAGGACGCGCTCATGGAAGTGGCGCTCGAGGCCGGCGCCGACGACGTGCTGACCAGCGAGCACGGTTTCGAGGTGCGTTGCGACGTGCACGTTTTCGACAAGGTGCTCACCGCCCTCGACAAGGCCGGCATCCGGACCGAAAGCGCCGAACTCGCCTACATCCCTTCGAATACCGTGCCGGTTGACGCCACCGTCGCCGCCGGCATCGAAAAGCTGCACGACGCCCTCGACGACCTCGACGATGTGCAGCAGGTCTTCTCCAACGAGGAGACGGCCTGA
- a CDS encoding chromosome segregation ATPase, which produces MKKNSIITIIVLLLLAGAGFFGWQSWQKKATEAKQTEATAADELAERERAAEAARLAAAEAEAARLAELKSRKDAEAAEAARLAAAEAEARRVAAEKAGEEEAARLAAEQKRLADEKARADVEARQLAEQRAREAAAAEKARQDALARVQSTGELNSGRADADREAARLAALRAQEERDRQLSAIASVRPVDRIVYPPEYKVRQHYNLQVLMENERREAAARTAEAELESEHAAAPQP; this is translated from the coding sequence ATGAAAAAAAACAGCATCATCACGATCATCGTCCTTCTGCTCCTCGCCGGCGCCGGCTTTTTCGGCTGGCAGAGCTGGCAAAAGAAGGCCACCGAGGCGAAGCAGACCGAGGCAACCGCCGCCGATGAACTGGCCGAACGTGAGCGCGCCGCCGAAGCTGCCCGCCTGGCCGCCGCAGAGGCCGAGGCGGCCCGCCTCGCCGAGCTCAAATCACGGAAAGATGCCGAGGCGGCCGAAGCCGCCCGCCTCGCCGCGGCCGAAGCCGAAGCACGCCGCGTCGCCGCCGAAAAGGCCGGCGAGGAAGAAGCCGCCCGCCTCGCTGCCGAGCAAAAGCGCCTCGCCGACGAGAAGGCCCGCGCCGATGTCGAGGCCCGCCAGCTCGCCGAACAGCGCGCCCGCGAGGCCGCCGCCGCCGAAAAAGCGCGCCAGGATGCCCTTGCCCGGGTTCAGAGCACCGGCGAGTTGAACAGCGGCCGGGCCGATGCCGACCGCGAAGCCGCCCGCCTCGCCGCCCTCCGGGCGCAGGAGGAGCGCGACCGCCAGCTCTCCGCCATCGCCTCGGTGCGCCCGGTCGACCGGATCGTTTATCCGCCGGAATACAAGGTCCGCCAACACTACAATCTGCAGGTGCTGATGGAAAACGAGCGCCGCGAGGCCGCCGCCAGAACGGCCGAGGCCGAGCTGGAAAGCGAGCACGCCGCGGCTCCGCAGCCGTAA